ATTACAGGTTGACAAAATAATAAAATAATAGCCTTATTTTTTTTGTTTTTATTGTATTATCATGGTAAAATATAACGTATGAAGATAAATTTTTCTCAAAAATTTAACCAAAATCCTGACCATTTAATTCGCCGTTGCGGTTATGGTTTGGTGCGCGATCCGCGTGCAGAGGAAGTTAGTTATTCTCGCAGGTTAGGAGGCGGTTTATATCCACGCTTTCATTTGTATATTAACTCAGTTGACCCATTGGTTTTAAACTTGCATTTGGACCAAAAGCAGGCGTCTTATGAAGGCTATACTAAACATAGCGGTGATTATGATTCGGAATTGGTAAAACAAGAAGCGGATAAGCTATATGATTTAATAATGCAACAGGTTAATGAAGTTGACGAAGTTAGCAAAGTTGATGAGGACGGGCATAAAGGATTTTTTAGGCGGCTATTTGGAAAATAAAATTTTTTGTAGTAAAATAGTCAATAAGGGGATTAAGATTTGAAGCTTAATTTTTTTATTAAGAAAATAGAATAAAGAATGCAGAATATAGGATTAAGTCAGTATTCTTTCTTCTTAATTCGTACAAAATATGAAAGTGATTTTAATAAAATTTGTGCCCAATTTAGGGCAAACAGGCGATATTAAAGATGTCTCAGAAGGCTATGCCCGCAATTATTTAATGCCGCGAGGCCTGGTTAAAATCGCTAATGATAAAACGATAATGGAACTGCAAAATTTTAAAGCTAGAAAGATAAAAGCAGCAGCCAATAAGGGCAAAAAGTTTAAAGAATTGGCTAAGAAGTTAAATAATATTAAAATTATCATTAAGGTTAAGGCAGACGAGAAAAAAACTTTATTTGGTTCGGTTAATATACAAAAAATAGTTGAAGAATTGAAAAATAGAAATTATATTGTTGAATCAAAATATATTAAATTAGATCAGCCGATCAAAGCTTTGGGTTATTATGATGTAAATCTGGATTTTGGCGCTGGGGTAACTGCAAAAATTGGACTAACAATTGTCAGAGAGGAGTAGTGTCCTCTTTTTTTGAAATAGGAAATAGGTAATAGGTAATAAGGATTTGAATATTTTTCCATATTACTTGTTACTTATTACTTATTTCATACAAATATGTCTCCAAAATTCATCTTCGTTGCCGGTGGCGTGATGTCAGGCGTGGGCAAAGGCGTATCCTGCGCGTCCATTGGCAAGATTTTACAAAGCAAGGGCTATAAAGTCACGGCCATTAAAATTGACCCTTACATTAATGTTGATGCCGGCACTATGAATCCGACTGAGCATGGCGAGGTTTTTGTGACTGATGATGGCGA
Above is a window of Patescibacteria group bacterium DNA encoding:
- the rplI gene encoding 50S ribosomal protein L9, giving the protein MKVILIKFVPNLGQTGDIKDVSEGYARNYLMPRGLVKIANDKTIMELQNFKARKIKAAANKGKKFKELAKKLNNIKIIIKVKADEKKTLFGSVNIQKIVEELKNRNYIVESKYIKLDQPIKALGYYDVNLDFGAGVTAKIGLTIVREE